A single region of the Leptolyngbya subtilissima AS-A7 genome encodes:
- a CDS encoding class I SAM-dependent methyltransferase produces the protein MPHNPDLYQVLCDRIHQSPQGRIPFAEFMELALYHPQGGYYSTKDAILGFEGDFVTSAHLGHDFGELLAIQFAEMWEHLGCPNPFSLVEMGAGQGLIAADALGALQNHFPDCFAALSYQIVEKSDLLRAAQERRLSGWTGRVSWLSLEDIPDDSITGCLFSNELVDALPVHQVVMTESGLQEVYVTLSDSPASLLQEAVETPSTPRLADYFAFVGVDLADPQYAPGYRTEVHLAALDWMKTVAAKLNRGYVLTVDYGYPASRYYSRGRAQGTLQCYYQHAHHNDPYSHLGHQDITAHVNFTALERQGEQCGLETVGATQQGMFLMALGLGDRLAALGQIQANDPTTVNLAIQRRDKLHQLINPMGLGNFVVLVQGKGLTSAAKTLKGLTVPPLM, from the coding sequence ATGCCCCACAACCCAGATTTGTACCAGGTGCTGTGCGATCGCATCCACCAATCGCCCCAGGGCCGCATCCCCTTTGCCGAATTTATGGAGCTGGCCCTCTACCATCCCCAGGGCGGCTACTACAGCACTAAAGACGCCATTCTTGGGTTTGAGGGCGACTTCGTTACCTCTGCCCACTTAGGCCACGACTTTGGCGAACTGCTGGCCATCCAGTTTGCCGAAATGTGGGAGCATTTGGGCTGCCCCAATCCCTTCTCGCTGGTAGAAATGGGAGCAGGCCAGGGGCTGATCGCCGCCGATGCGCTGGGCGCTCTACAAAACCATTTCCCCGACTGCTTTGCCGCCCTGAGTTACCAGATCGTCGAGAAATCTGACCTGCTGCGGGCCGCCCAAGAGCGACGCTTATCTGGCTGGACTGGGCGAGTGAGCTGGCTAAGTTTGGAAGACATCCCTGACGACAGCATCACTGGCTGCCTGTTCTCGAACGAACTGGTAGATGCTTTGCCGGTACACCAGGTGGTGATGACAGAATCCGGCCTGCAAGAGGTCTACGTCACCCTGAGCGACAGCCCGGCATCCCTTCTGCAAGAAGCAGTGGAGACTCCTTCTACCCCGCGACTGGCCGACTACTTTGCCTTTGTCGGCGTTGACCTGGCCGATCCTCAGTACGCTCCCGGCTACCGCACCGAAGTTCACCTGGCCGCGCTCGACTGGATGAAAACCGTCGCCGCAAAGCTGAATCGGGGATACGTACTCACGGTTGACTACGGCTACCCCGCCAGCCGCTACTACAGCCGCGGCCGCGCCCAGGGTACGCTCCAGTGCTACTACCAACACGCCCACCACAACGATCCCTACAGCCATCTGGGCCACCAAGACATTACCGCCCACGTCAACTTCACCGCGCTAGAGCGTCAGGGTGAGCAGTGTGGGCTAGAAACCGTGGGGGCAACGCAGCAGGGAATGTTTTTGATGGCGCTGGGTTTAGGCGATCGCCTCGCCGCCCTGGGCCAGATTCAGGCTAACGACCCCACCACCGTCAACCTTGCCATTCAGCGGCGCGACAAGCTGCACCAGCTGATCAACCCCATGGGCCTGGGGAATTTTGTGGTGTTGGTGCAGGGCAAGGGGCTGACGTCTGCGGCCAAGACACTGAAGGGGCTGACGGTGCCGCCGCTGATGTAG